AGTTATCTACGCGCGCACCGGCGGCCAGTTCACGCGTTTGAAGGACGGCGAAACTGTCGAGCGCGGGCCGTATGGAGTCAGCGCCATCGATTCACGAACCGGAAAGGTCCTTTGGCGTTACAAAGGCGCGGACAAGGGAATCACAAACATCGTCCTTCCGGACGCGGGCACGATTGTGATCGCGGATCGCGACGACGTGATCTCGGTTGACACCGCAAACGGCAAGCGACGCAGCCACGCGCCCCACAAAATCAAAGGCGCCGCGTTCGCGCTGCTTAACGAACGGAACGAAGTTGTGATCGGCGGACGTGAAGAGATCGCCGCGTTCGATCACGCATCCGGTCGCAGCGTCTGGCGTGCAAAGTACTCGCCGCCGGGCCGAGGCCTTTTGCGCACGATCGCCGCAGTGGCGGCGCGCGCCGCGTCGGTTTATTTCCGCTACGGCGGCGTGGCGACGACCGCATTTCGCGGAGTGCAGATCGCGCGCGGCTTATCGTCCCTGAGTTCGTCTTTAAGTTGGTCAGGTTTGGCCGGCCGCTCATCGTTTTCCAACTTGCAGGCCCTGGCCACGAACTCAGCTCGTTCGTACGTGACAAATCGTTTTCGCGCGTTCGGAGTCGCGTCGCGCATGCGGCCGAACCTCCCGAACATCGCAGTGCGCGAGCGTTTGACGAGACGACCGTCGGTGAATATCGAAGAACGTCTGCTCGATCGTTTGGATCCAGCCCGGCAGCTTGAAAGGCTTTCGCGATTCCTGTGGCATCGCGAGCGTTTGGCGGCGCTGCGTGGAGATCGGATGTATTTCTACACCGATCTCAAAGGCGTTGATGGAAACGGTTTGGCTGGCGTCAACATTCACACGGGTGCGACTGATCGCGCCGTTCGCATTAAAGACCTGGACGAGCGGTTCGTTACGGACGAAGTTGTGGGGATCCTGTTTTCGGCTAGCGGGAACCGCTTGCTTGGTTACTCGGTGGCGTCAGGTTCGTCGAAGTTTTCACTGCCACAGCCAGAGAATGCCACGACTGTCGCAGCAACTCAGTAATCTTCGACCAATCTTCTTCAGTCATGGCGGCGCCGTTTTCCGCTTTCGTGTCGCGAATCTTCATGGCTTCCGCGCGCAGACGGCCATGCTCCAATACTCGCTCGACCGGCACTCCATAGATTGCTGACTGAAGTTCCGC
The sequence above is drawn from the Pyrinomonadaceae bacterium genome and encodes:
- a CDS encoding PQQ-binding-like beta-propeller repeat protein, which codes for MNIIRNSIRTLVFLLLLVLGGVDVNAQAWSAKLDETIRFYQPTDVGAVIVGTKKSVYAVDGATGDVLWRRKDATLDENEIAPVPGTDLVLLSFEKDKRTRIEAIDILSGDPIWQSEKLKGAVMQMAVDIDGNLLAVVLARDAKGKASSGLKRKPMVHVLDLSTGDEIWKHELGSDIEMMPTSWSENEDVGFTLDNYHPPMFISGRLYLFYEGATSFEARNGKERTREKYKVNEGGLALTEAAPVGDEAFIYTSGRGHVRAISRDSGEVEWEAKDIGMTPELVLAGRVIYARTGGQFTRLKDGETVERGPYGVSAIDSRTGKVLWRYKGADKGITNIVLPDAGTIVIADRDDVISVDTANGKRRSHAPHKIKGAAFALLNERNEVVIGGREEIAAFDHASGRSVWRAKYSPPGRGLLRTIAAVAARAASVYFRYGGVATTAFRGVQIARGLSSLSSSLSWSGLAGRSSFSNLQALATNSARSYVTNRFRAFGVASRMRPNLPNIAVRERLTRRPSVNIEERLLDRLDPARQLERLSRFLWHRERLAALRGDRMYFYTDLKGVDGNGLAGVNIHTGATDRAVRIKDLDERFVTDEVVGILFSASGNRLLGYSVASGSSKFSLPQPENATTVAATQ